A stretch of DNA from Meleagris gallopavo isolate NT-WF06-2002-E0010 breed Aviagen turkey brand Nicholas breeding stock unplaced genomic scaffold, Turkey_5.1 ChrUn_random_7180001865795, whole genome shotgun sequence:
GACCCCATAACCCGCCCCGTAACCCCCTAAAACAACATCGGGGCTGTCAACCAAAAACTCCCCATCCACGACGGGAACGAAAGCGAACCTAAAAACGCTTTGGGGTGGCATCACCATCCCTTCCCCCTCCAAAAGCTCCCCGGGTTCCTTCCCCCGTAGGCACCCCAATAATTCCGTCTCGTTCCCATAGGGGCACCCCACCACCCGCCCTAAAAGCATCGCCCTCCTTCTCCCTTCGGCCGCCCCGATGCTGGCCCAAGGTCCGTTAGGGGAACCGCTCTGTAGGACGGCCCTATTAAACAACCCCTGGCTGTGGGGCGACAAGAGATGAAATCCCACAGAAGCGGCGCCGGCGCTTTCGCCAAACAGGGTCACCAGATTCGGATCTCCCCCGAAAGCCTCGGCGTTTTCCTTTATCCACTGCAAAGCCAAGCGCTGGTCCCACAAACCCACGTTCCCAGGTGCGTCCCGCTGACCCGGCAGGGCTAAAAATCCTAAAGATCCCACGCGGTAATTCATGGAAATCACCACGGCGCCCTCGGCCACGGCCAGGAATCGCCCGTCGTAAACATCCAGAGAAACGGAACCGCTGTAAAACCCCCCCCCGTAAATCCAAACCATCACGGGGGCTTTGTAGGGTCGCCTTTTCGGGGTCCAGACGTTGAGATACAGGCAATCCTCGCTCATTTCCCTATTAGGGTTCCACATTTCGGAGTCGGGAAAACCCGGAAACGTGGTGTCTACGATTTGGTAACAAGCGAATGGCTGAGAATCTGCGTCACGGATACCGGGCCAGGGCTTCGGGATCGGGATCGGGGGGCGGAAGCGGAGAGATCCCAAAGGGGGGACGGCGAACGGGATTCCCAAAAAGGCGGCGGCCGTGGAAGAGCCGGCAGGGAGCAAAAGGCCCCGGATGGAACCCGATGCAATGCGCACCGTCGGCCGGTTGGGGGCGCTGTAGGCAAAATCCGCGTGGGCCGATATGGGGTCGGCCGATATGGGGTCGGTTGATATGGGGTCGGTTGATGTGGGGTcggcgaggaggaggaggaggaggagaggcagcagcTTGTAGGGCTGTGGGGGGAAAGAGAGaggttgtggggttttgttatggggctgtggggtggtggGGTGTGGGGTgttggggttatggggtggttatgggtGATTATGAAGTGTGGAGGAGGTTATGGGGTGGATATGGGGCGGTNNNNNNNNNNNNNNNNNNNNNNNNNNNNNNNNNNNNNNNNNNNNNNNNNNNNNNNNNNNNNNNNNNNNNNNNNNNNNNNNNNNNNNNNNNNNNNNNNNNNNNNNNNNNNNNNNNNNNNNNNNNNNNNNNNNNNNNNNNNNNNNNNNNNNNNNNNNNNNNNNNNNNNNNNNNNNNNNNNNNNNNNNNNNNNNNNNNNNNNNNNNNNNNNNNNNNNNNNNNNNNNNNNNNNNNNNNNNNNNNNNNNNNNNNNNNNNNNNNNNNNNNNNNNNNNNNNNNNNNNNNNNNNNNNNNNNNNNNNNNNNNNNNNNNNNNNNNNNNNNNNNNNNNNNNNNNNNNNNNNNNNNNNNNNNNNNNNNNNNNNNNNNNNNNNNNNNNNNNNNNNNNNNNNNNNNNNNNNNNNNNNNNNNNNNNNNNNNNNNNNNNNNNNNNNNNNNNNNNNNNNNNNNNNNNNNNNNNNNNNNNNNNNNNNNNNNNNNNNNNNNNNNNNNNNNNNNNNNNNNNNNNNNNNNNNNNNNNNNNNNNNNNNNNNNNNNNNNNNNNNNNNNNNNNNNNNNNNNNNNNNNNNNNNNNNNNNNNNNNNNNNNNNNNNNNNNNNNNNNNNNNNNNNNNNNNNNNNNNNNNNNNNNNNNNNNNNNNNNNNNNNNNNNNNNNNNNNNNNNNNNNNNNNNNNNNNNNNNNNNNNNNNNNNNNNNNNNNNNNNNNNNNNNNNNNNNNNNNNNNNNNNNNNNNNNNNNNNNNNNNNNNNNNNNNNNNNNNNNNNNNNNNNNNNNNNNNNNNNNNNNNNNNNNNNNNNNNNNNNNNNNNNNNNNNNNNNNNNNNNNNNNNNNNNNNNNNNNNNNNNNNNNNNNNNNNNNNNNNNNNNNNNNNNNNNNNNNNNNNNNNNNNNNNNNNNNNNNNNNNNNNNNNNNNNNNNNNNNNNNNNNNNNNNNNNNNNNNNNNNNNNNNNNNNNNNNNNNNNNNNNNNNNNNNNNNNNNNNNNNNNNNNNNNNNNNNNNNNNNNNNNNNNNNNNNNNNNNNNNNNNNNNNNNNNNNNNNNNNNNNNNNNNNNNNNNNNNNNNNNNNNNNNNNNNNNNNNNNNNNNNNNNNNNNNNNNNNNNNNNNNNNNNNNNNNNNNNNNNNNNNNNNNNNNNNNNNNNNNNNNNNNNNNNNNNNNNNNNNNNNNNNNNNNNNNNNNNNNNNNNNNNNNNNNNNNNNNNNNNNNNNNNNNNNNNNNNNNNNNNNNNNNNNNNNNNNNNNNNNNNNNNNNNNNNNNNNNNNNNNNNNNNNNNNNNNNNNNNNNNNNNNNNNNNNNNNNNNNNNNNNNNNNNNNNNNNNNNNNNNNNNNNNNNNNNNNNNNNNNNNNNNNNNNNNNNNNNNNNNNNNNNNNNNNNNNNNNNNNNNNNNNNNNNNNNNNNNNNNNNNNNNNNNNNNNNNNNNNNNNNNNNNNNNNNNNNNNNNNNNNNNNNNNNNNNNNNNNNNNNNNNNNNNNNNNNNNNNNNNNNNNNNNNNNNNNNNNNNNNNNNNNNNNNNNNNNNNNNNNNNNNNNNNNNNNNNNNNNNNNNNNNNNNNNNNNNNNNNNNNNNNNNNNNNNNNNNNNNNNNNNNNNNNNNNNNNNNNNNNNNNNNNNNNNNNNNNNNNNNGAAAGGGGGCACCTGGGGGGCACTGCGACCCCACGGATTGAGCCCGGCCCCATAGATTGGCTTCAGCCCCATAGATTGACCCTGGCCCCATAGATCGGCCCCATAGAGAacccctgccccatagattggCTCCAGCCCCATAGATGGGACCTATAAAGAgcccctgccccatagattggCCCTATAGAGAGGCCTGCCCCATAGATCGGCCCTGTAGAGAGCCCCTGCCCCATAGACTGGCTCCAGCCCAATAGATTGACTCCAGCCCCATAGATCGGCCCTATAAAGGGCTCCAGCCCCATAGATTGGCTCTAGACCCATAGATCGGCCCTATAGAGAGAGCCCCACCCCATAGATCCTTGCCCCATAGGAAACCCCccaccccatagaaccccaccCCATAGGGAACCCCATTGGGAGACCCCAGGCCCTGTAGATCTCCCCATATGGGGTGGATATAGggctatggggcagggatgcGGTTATGGGGTGAATACGGGGTGGTTATGGGGCAGATACGGTGTTATGGGGCGGTTATGGGGC
This window harbors:
- the LOC104916025 gene encoding acetylcholinesterase-like, coding for HNPNTPHPTTPQPHNKTPQPLSFPPQPYKLLPLLLLLLLADPTSTDPISTDPISADPISAHADFAYSAPNRPTVRIASGSIRGLLLPAGSSTAAAFLGIPFAVPPLGSLRFRPPIPIPKPWPGIRDADSQPFACYQIVDTTFPGFPDSEMWNPNREMSEDCLYLNVWTPKRRPYKAPVMVWIYGGGFYSGSVSLDVYDGRFLAVAEGAVVISMNYRVGSLGFLALPGQRDAPGNVGLWDQRLALQWIKENAEAFGGDPNLVTLFGESAGAASVGFHLLSPHSQGLFNRAVLQSGSPNGPWASIGAAEGRRRAMLLGRVVGCPYGNETELLGCLRGKEPGELLEGEGMVMPPQSVFRFAFVPVVDGEFLVDSPDVVLGGYGAGYG